In Halobacteroides halobius DSM 5150, the genomic window AACGAAAATTATCAACTTTTTCAGATAAAATCACTAAAAATTTATCAAAACCAAAATCTAAATTCATTTTTCAAATATTATATGGTCTATTAGAAAGTCAATCTATATTATTAAGTGAAATTTCTAGAGCTTTAAAAGAAGATATAACATTAAAAAAAGTAATTGATCGTTTATCTCGCAATTGTAAAAATTTTGATCAAAGATCAACAGTTATGAATAATTATATTAATTCAGTTAAAACATGCATTAACGAAAACACAATTTTTTGTTGTGATAAATCTGATATAGTTAAACCTGCAAGCAAAAAATTAGAAGCATTAGACCAAGTTCGTGATGGAAGCACTGGGAAAATTAACGATGGTTATGATACTTTTGAAATTGCAGCATTAACAGAAGAACATGAGATGCCGCTTTCTGTATATTCTCGGGTTTATTCTACTAAAGAAAAAGGATTCAAAAGTCAGAATATAGAGACTATCAAAGGTCTTGATTTTGTTAAATCACACTTTGGGAATCAAGGTATTTATGCCTTAGATCGTTGGTACGATAATAATCGTTTTTATAAATATTTTACAAAAAACAATGATGAATGTAATTTTGTTATTAGAGCTAAAAAAACTAGAAATGTTATTTATAAAGGGCAAACAATGAATATATTAGATGTAGCAAAGTTTTACAAAGGTAAATATGTTGCTAATTTTAAAGATAAAAACAATAATCCCCAA contains:
- a CDS encoding transposase; its protein translation is MINYTKLIYQLKRKLSTFSDKITKNLSKPKSKFIFQILYGLLESQSILLSEISRALKEDITLKKVIDRLSRNCKNFDQRSTVMNNYINSVKTCINENTIFCCDKSDIVKPASKKLEALDQVRDGSTGKINDGYDTFEIAALTEEHEMPLSVYSRVYSTKEKGFKSQNIETIKGLDFVKSHFGNQGIYALDRWYDNNRFYKYFTKNNDECNFVIRAKKTRNVIYKGQTMNILDVAKFYKGKYVANFKDKNNNPQKAKYSYAEIKLPAMPDKDLTMVIVKGLGLTPMILISNLAPESKKLTKTIFEAYLKRWKVEEYFRFKKQQFNLENIRVRSLNSIRTMDLLLSILIGFIAMLSEKRNKTKLNMWITKLSERIYDIPEFDYYAIATGIYNIFKKTRTGIQSFINKNIKYQQSQQLMLSKLLL